In Polyangia bacterium, a genomic segment contains:
- the tnpB gene encoding IS66 family insertion sequence element accessory protein TnpB (TnpB, as the term is used for proteins encoded by IS66 family insertion elements, is considered an accessory protein, since TnpC, encoded by a neighboring gene, is a DDE family transposase.) produces PFAGCVFVFRNRPATALKVLVYDGQGFWLCHKRLSSGRFRWWPKSATAAATALVAHQLHVLFSAGDPEATQAAPAWRAVTPVG; encoded by the coding sequence CCGTTTGCCGGCTGCGTGTTCGTGTTCCGCAACCGGCCGGCGACGGCGCTAAAAGTCTTGGTGTACGACGGCCAGGGATTTTGGTTGTGCCACAAGCGCCTCTCCAGCGGCCGATTCCGTTGGTGGCCGAAGTCTGCCACGGCGGCGGCCACGGCACTGGTCGCCCATCAATTGCACGTTTTGTTCTCGGCCGGCGATCCCGAAGCAACCCAGGCGGCGCCGGCGTGGCGGGCCGTCACTCCTGTCGGTTGA